Proteins from a single region of Chryseomicrobium sp. FSL W7-1435:
- a CDS encoding vitamin B12-dependent ribonucleotide reductase, with translation MVSPSTLLSQHSAIQQLNETIQQFPQVHPITTDMKLTHKGVSRLVMIDRYSFKDTEKKTLQPDDFVVLTVKEDPKFPARGLGQIVSIDWSKKTAVVKIDEEYRSAIDNPEQAITGEITRPLSVIEKPLELFYEQIALRNATGLASVEETEEKRKYWFQKFYDQLVSLNFIPAGRVIYGAGAETDVTYFNCYVMPFVPDSREGISDHRKQVMEIMSRGGGVGTNGSTLRPRNTLARGVNGKSSGSVSWLDDIAKLTHLVEQGGSRRGAQMIMLADWHPDIAEFIISKMQNPRILRYLIENTDDEWITQLAKDKLKFKPLTVQEEQMYQGIVNYKAIPGLGGFSETIIRDAEVKLRDGGHYSVHNSEFLTGANISVTLTKEFMQAVEDEASFDLRFPAVENYSKEDMAIYNREWHKVGDVREWEQMGYEVRTYRTIQARELWNLINICATYSAEPGIFFIDNANDKTNAKAYGQKVVATNPCGEQPLAPYSVCNLAAVNLAQFAHKESKTVDFEALKDTVRVGVRMQDNVIDATPYFLEENKVQALGERRVGLGVMGLADLLIYCEKPYGSEEGNQVVDQIFQTIAETAYETSVELAKERGSFPFLVGDTEEETARLRKAFTETGFMQGMNESIRESILENGIRNSHLLTVAPTGSTGTMVGVSTGLEPYFSFTYYRSGRLGKFIEVKADIVSEYVERNPHASADDLPEWFVTAMELKPEAHADVQCIIQRWIDSSISKTVNAPKGYTVEQVEGVYERLYKGGAKGGTVYVDGSRDSQVLTLKAEENDMSEPHDEIVETKRPIVLIDTIQDLRSTNVTIGSEVGNTCPVCRKGTVQELGGCNTCTNCGAQLKCGL, from the coding sequence ATGGTCTCACCATCTACTCTATTAAGCCAGCATTCAGCTATACAACAACTGAACGAAACGATTCAACAATTTCCTCAAGTTCATCCGATCACAACGGATATGAAACTTACCCACAAAGGCGTCTCACGCTTAGTGATGATTGACCGCTATTCCTTCAAAGATACCGAAAAGAAAACACTACAACCAGATGACTTTGTAGTTCTTACCGTGAAAGAAGACCCGAAATTCCCGGCACGTGGTCTTGGGCAAATTGTCTCAATTGATTGGAGTAAGAAAACGGCTGTTGTCAAAATTGATGAAGAGTACAGAAGCGCAATCGATAACCCAGAACAAGCGATTACAGGGGAAATTACACGACCTCTATCGGTTATTGAAAAACCTCTTGAGTTGTTCTATGAGCAAATTGCCCTGCGTAATGCTACAGGACTGGCAAGTGTCGAAGAAACAGAAGAAAAAAGAAAGTATTGGTTCCAAAAATTTTACGATCAACTGGTATCTCTAAACTTTATTCCTGCTGGTCGAGTGATATATGGCGCTGGGGCAGAAACAGACGTCACTTATTTTAACTGTTACGTAATGCCGTTCGTTCCCGACTCTCGTGAAGGCATCAGTGACCACCGTAAACAGGTCATGGAAATCATGAGTCGCGGTGGTGGAGTAGGAACAAATGGCTCTACATTACGCCCTCGTAACACTCTTGCGCGTGGAGTAAATGGTAAATCTTCGGGATCCGTTTCCTGGTTAGATGACATCGCTAAGCTTACACATCTAGTTGAGCAAGGCGGTTCTAGACGTGGAGCACAAATGATTATGCTAGCGGATTGGCATCCAGATATTGCTGAGTTCATTATTTCCAAAATGCAAAATCCACGTATTTTACGTTATTTGATTGAAAACACAGATGATGAGTGGATCACACAATTAGCAAAAGATAAATTGAAATTCAAGCCTTTGACAGTACAAGAAGAACAAATGTATCAAGGGATTGTTAATTATAAAGCCATCCCTGGTTTAGGTGGATTTAGTGAAACAATTATTCGTGATGCTGAAGTCAAGTTGCGCGATGGCGGTCATTACAGCGTTCACAACTCAGAATTTTTGACCGGTGCTAACATCTCTGTGACGTTAACTAAAGAATTTATGCAAGCTGTAGAAGATGAAGCTTCATTTGATTTGCGCTTCCCAGCTGTAGAAAATTACTCAAAAGAAGATATGGCTATTTACAACCGTGAGTGGCATAAGGTTGGAGATGTTCGAGAGTGGGAACAAATGGGCTATGAAGTTCGTACGTACCGCACAATCCAAGCAAGGGAATTGTGGAACTTGATCAATATTTGTGCGACCTATTCGGCAGAGCCAGGAATCTTCTTTATCGATAACGCCAACGATAAAACAAATGCAAAAGCCTATGGACAGAAGGTAGTGGCAACCAATCCTTGTGGGGAACAACCACTTGCGCCATACAGTGTTTGTAACTTAGCAGCTGTTAACTTAGCTCAATTTGCGCACAAAGAATCCAAGACTGTTGATTTTGAAGCATTAAAAGATACAGTGCGCGTAGGTGTACGTATGCAAGACAACGTCATTGATGCGACACCGTATTTCTTAGAAGAGAACAAAGTACAAGCACTAGGAGAACGACGTGTCGGACTCGGAGTTATGGGCCTTGCAGATCTATTGATTTATTGTGAAAAACCATATGGCTCTGAAGAAGGCAATCAAGTAGTCGACCAAATTTTCCAAACAATTGCCGAAACTGCTTACGAGACATCTGTCGAGCTTGCTAAAGAACGAGGAAGCTTCCCATTCTTAGTAGGGGATACTGAAGAAGAGACGGCTCGTTTGCGCAAGGCCTTCACTGAGACTGGTTTCATGCAAGGAATGAATGAATCCATTCGTGAATCGATTTTGGAAAACGGGATTCGCAATTCTCATTTGCTAACAGTAGCACCAACAGGCTCAACGGGCACTATGGTTGGGGTGTCGACTGGTCTAGAACCGTACTTCTCATTCACTTACTACCGTAGCGGTCGACTTGGCAAGTTTATTGAAGTCAAAGCAGATATCGTAAGCGAGTACGTAGAGCGCAATCCTCACGCTTCAGCTGATGATTTGCCAGAGTGGTTTGTAACGGCTATGGAATTAAAGCCTGAAGCCCATGCAGACGTACAGTGCATTATTCAACGTTGGATTGATTCTTCGATCTCTAAAACAGTTAATGCGCCTAAAGGCTACACCGTCGAGCAAGTAGAAGGTGTGTATGAGCGACTTTACAAAGGTGGGGCAAAAGGTGGCACGGTGTATGTAGATGGTAGCCGTGACTCGCAAGTGCTGACGCTGAAAGCTGAAGAAAACGATATGTCAGAACCCCATGATGAAATTGTCGAAACAAAACGACCAATCGTTCTGATTGATACAATTCAAGATTTGCGAAGCACAAACGTAACAATTGGTTCTGAAGTTGGGAACACTTGTCCGGTATGTCGAAAAGGTACTGTCCAAGAGCTAGGTGGCTGTAACACTTGTACAAATTGTGGTGCACAACTGAAGTGTGGACTTTAG
- a CDS encoding Xaa-Pro peptidase family protein — translation MMKLEKVRQALTDSSLSALLVTNPHSRRYLTGFTGTAGVALVTQSEAFFITDFRYTEQANAQITGYTLVEQKTTLIEAVAQVVKENGLDKVGFEQEAMTFAEYDRYNKALEAELVPTTGIVEKIRLIKTEDELTIIKQACKIADDAYEHILTFIQPGMTELDVSNELEFFMRKQGATSSSFDIIVASGVRSALPHGVATHKVIEQGDFITLDFGAYYNGYVSDVTRTLAVGEPSEKLKEIYQVVLDSQLLALEKIKPGMTGKEADAIARDYIASKGYGEAFGHSLGHGIGLEVHEGPGLSSRSDVVLEPGMLITIEPGIYLPDIGGVRIEDDALVTETGVERLTLTSKELVIL, via the coding sequence ATTATGAAATTAGAAAAAGTTCGTCAAGCATTGACTGATTCATCTTTATCCGCTCTTCTAGTCACAAATCCACACAGTCGTCGTTACTTAACAGGCTTTACTGGAACGGCAGGAGTAGCTCTTGTTACACAGTCAGAAGCTTTCTTTATTACAGATTTTCGCTACACAGAACAAGCAAATGCTCAAATCACAGGGTATACACTTGTAGAACAAAAAACTACACTGATTGAAGCTGTTGCTCAAGTCGTGAAAGAAAATGGCCTTGATAAAGTTGGATTCGAACAAGAGGCTATGACTTTTGCAGAATATGATCGCTACAACAAGGCTCTGGAAGCAGAACTTGTCCCAACAACGGGCATCGTTGAAAAAATCCGCTTGATTAAGACGGAAGACGAGCTTACTATTATTAAGCAAGCATGTAAAATTGCAGATGACGCTTACGAGCACATCCTCACATTTATTCAACCAGGTATGACGGAACTAGATGTTTCAAATGAACTTGAATTTTTCATGCGCAAACAGGGGGCAACATCTTCGTCATTTGATATAATTGTTGCTTCTGGGGTTCGCTCTGCACTGCCACATGGTGTAGCAACTCATAAAGTAATCGAGCAAGGTGATTTCATTACACTAGACTTTGGTGCATACTACAATGGCTACGTATCTGATGTGACACGTACACTTGCTGTTGGAGAGCCTTCTGAAAAGTTAAAAGAGATTTATCAAGTCGTCTTAGATTCTCAACTTCTTGCACTTGAAAAAATCAAGCCAGGTATGACAGGTAAAGAGGCAGACGCGATTGCTCGTGACTATATTGCTTCAAAAGGTTACGGAGAAGCATTTGGACACTCACTAGGTCATGGAATTGGTTTAGAGGTACATGAAGGTCCTGGTCTTTCCTCACGTTCTGACGTTGTATTAGAGCCTGGCATGTTAATCACTATTGAGCCGGGTATTTATTTACCGGATATCGGTGGTGTGCGAATTGAAGATGACGCGTTAGTCACTGAGACGGGCGTAGAACGCTTAACGCTTACTTCAAAAGAATTAGTTATTTTATAG
- the efp gene encoding elongation factor P, with protein MISVNDFKTGLTIVFDGNLYRVIEFQHVKPGKGAAFVRSKLRNLRSGSVNERTFRAGEKVEKAQIDTRKMQYLYANGDMHVFMDTESYDQVELPENSIEYELKFLKENMELSIVQYQGETLGIELPNTVELEVIETEPGIKGDTSGGGSKTAKLETGVMVTVPLFINVGDRLIVNTTEGSYVSRAQ; from the coding sequence ATGATTTCAGTAAATGATTTTAAAACAGGCTTAACCATCGTTTTTGACGGTAACTTATACCGTGTAATTGAATTCCAACACGTTAAACCTGGTAAAGGCGCTGCATTTGTTCGTTCAAAACTGCGTAACCTTCGCAGTGGTTCAGTCAATGAACGTACGTTCCGTGCGGGCGAAAAAGTAGAGAAAGCCCAAATTGATACACGCAAAATGCAATATCTGTATGCAAATGGTGATATGCACGTATTTATGGATACAGAGAGCTACGATCAAGTAGAGCTTCCTGAAAACTCTATCGAATATGAATTGAAGTTCTTGAAAGAAAACATGGAGCTTAGCATTGTTCAATACCAAGGAGAAACACTTGGTATCGAGTTGCCGAACACAGTTGAATTAGAAGTTATCGAAACTGAACCAGGTATCAAAGGCGACACTTCTGGTGGTGGATCGAAAACGGCTAAGTTAGAGACTGGCGTTATGGTTACTGTGCCATTATTCATTAATGTTGGCGATCGATTAATCGTTAATACAACTGAAGGTTCATACGTATCTCGCGCACAATAA
- a CDS encoding SpoIIIAC/SpoIIIAD family protein has product MGFDDIFRMAGVGILLALLHVFLELNNKSEYSFFISVTAFIYFSIELLRMLKLFFEVIEEYLLWLYEM; this is encoded by the coding sequence GTGGGCTTTGATGACATCTTCAGAATGGCAGGAGTAGGCATCCTTCTTGCACTCCTTCACGTGTTCCTCGAACTTAACAATAAAAGTGAATACTCATTTTTTATTTCGGTCACTGCATTCATTTACTTTTCAATCGAATTGTTGCGCATGCTCAAACTATTTTTTGAAGTGATTGAAGAGTATTTGTTGTGGCTTTATGAGATGTGA
- a CDS encoding SpoIIIAH-like family protein produces the protein MTPKKRIVWFMTLLSLGAVFSVYVLNDRPDPFSGIVLFEDEAAVDGINQNQPVSYPTNEKFQEMRMEVESQRSQLREQLTQKIGSPEFTAEEKNEAYQQLENLTNQDSTEALLELVITSLGYPEALVRIQEDQVLVHVSAEMLAPEEANDIIYAVKKEYPEAAKVQVDYSTY, from the coding sequence TTGACCCCTAAAAAACGTATAGTTTGGTTTATGACATTGCTCAGCCTTGGTGCCGTATTCTCCGTTTATGTATTGAACGATCGTCCAGATCCCTTCAGTGGTATCGTGTTGTTTGAGGACGAAGCTGCCGTAGATGGCATCAATCAAAATCAACCCGTAAGTTATCCGACAAACGAAAAATTTCAAGAGATGCGCATGGAAGTAGAATCGCAAAGAAGTCAGTTGAGAGAACAACTCACACAAAAAATCGGCTCACCAGAGTTTACAGCTGAAGAAAAAAATGAAGCGTATCAACAGCTAGAGAATCTCACTAACCAAGATTCTACTGAGGCCTTGCTTGAACTAGTAATCACTTCACTCGGGTACCCAGAAGCATTGGTGCGCATCCAAGAAGATCAAGTGCTGGTTCATGTTTCTGCTGAGATGCTGGCACCAGAAGAAGCAAATGACATTATTTATGCAGTGAAAAAAGAATACCCTGAGGCTGCAAAAGTACAAGTCGATTATTCAACTTATTAA
- the accB gene encoding acetyl-CoA carboxylase biotin carboxyl carrier protein: MKIQEIREIIKLMDQSSLDEFVFEADGTKLKLKKHGVGTGTTQKVVEQPSQVTAAVEASTPAVSQTSVVEEKEVAAPEQKEQNNYKTITSPMVGTFYESSSPDAAAYVKVGDKVSASSVVCIVEAMKLFNEIEAEIDGEIVEILVKDGQLVEYGQPLFSIK, encoded by the coding sequence ATGAAAATTCAAGAAATTCGAGAAATCATAAAATTAATGGATCAATCTTCACTAGATGAATTTGTATTTGAAGCAGACGGTACTAAATTAAAACTTAAAAAGCATGGTGTAGGCACAGGCACTACTCAAAAAGTAGTAGAACAGCCATCACAAGTTACAGCTGCAGTTGAAGCATCAACGCCAGCCGTCTCGCAAACATCTGTTGTAGAAGAAAAAGAAGTTGCAGCTCCAGAACAAAAAGAACAAAACAACTACAAAACAATCACTTCACCAATGGTAGGAACTTTTTATGAATCTTCTTCTCCGGACGCAGCAGCTTATGTCAAAGTTGGCGATAAAGTCTCAGCTAGTTCAGTAGTTTGTATCGTTGAAGCTATGAAACTATTTAATGAAATTGAGGCTGAAATTGATGGTGAGATCGTTGAGATTCTCGTCAAAGATGGACAGCTTGTTGAATACGGCCAGCCACTATTTTCTATTAAATAA
- the accC gene encoding acetyl-CoA carboxylase biotin carboxylase subunit yields the protein MKKVLIANRGEIAVRIIRACKEMDIETVAVYSEADKEALHVQLADEAYCIGPRTSKDSYLHFSNIMSVAKLTGADGIHPGYGFLAENADFAELCETCNIKFIGPSSSAISKMGTKDVARETMRAAGVPVVPGSTGIVESIEEGKKIAGEIGYPVIIKATAGGGGKGIRVARSEEELVTGIKITQKEAQAAFGNPGVYLEKFIEEFRHVEIQVLADGHGNAIHLGERDCSIQRRMQKLVEEAPSPALTEQTRQKMGDAAVKAALAVNYESAGTVEFIYDHIQDSFYFMEMNTRIQVEHPVTEMVTGVDLIKQQLLVASGEVLKIKQEDIRLNGWSIECRINAENPSKNFMPSPGKVAMYLPPGGYGVRVDSAVYPGYVIPPFYDSMVAKLIVHAPTREEAVLKMKRALQEFIVDGVETTIPFHLRLMDHEVFRSGNFDTKFLEHYEIMKEDVPNG from the coding sequence ATGAAAAAAGTACTTATTGCCAATCGAGGCGAGATTGCCGTGCGTATTATTCGCGCATGCAAAGAAATGGACATCGAAACAGTTGCTGTTTATTCAGAAGCTGATAAAGAAGCGTTGCACGTCCAACTAGCCGATGAAGCTTATTGTATTGGACCCCGCACATCGAAAGATTCTTACTTACACTTTTCGAACATCATGAGCGTTGCCAAACTAACTGGCGCCGATGGCATTCACCCGGGTTATGGATTTTTAGCAGAAAATGCTGATTTTGCTGAGCTCTGTGAAACTTGCAATATTAAATTCATTGGACCATCTAGTTCAGCGATTTCTAAAATGGGAACAAAAGACGTTGCACGAGAAACGATGCGAGCAGCTGGTGTTCCTGTAGTGCCAGGTTCTACTGGAATTGTTGAATCCATTGAAGAAGGCAAAAAAATAGCTGGTGAAATCGGCTATCCTGTCATAATTAAAGCTACAGCAGGTGGTGGAGGTAAAGGAATTCGCGTGGCACGTTCAGAAGAAGAACTTGTTACAGGAATCAAGATTACCCAAAAAGAAGCACAGGCCGCATTCGGTAATCCAGGTGTCTACTTGGAGAAATTTATTGAAGAATTTCGCCATGTAGAGATTCAAGTGCTAGCAGATGGTCACGGAAACGCGATCCATCTTGGCGAGCGCGATTGTTCCATCCAGCGTCGCATGCAAAAACTGGTGGAAGAAGCACCTTCGCCTGCTCTAACGGAACAGACTCGTCAAAAAATGGGAGATGCTGCTGTAAAAGCGGCTCTTGCCGTGAACTATGAGTCTGCCGGTACAGTAGAATTCATCTATGATCATATTCAAGATAGCTTTTATTTCATGGAAATGAACACACGTATTCAAGTAGAACATCCTGTTACCGAAATGGTTACTGGAGTAGATTTAATCAAACAACAACTTCTGGTTGCTTCTGGTGAAGTATTAAAAATCAAGCAAGAAGATATTCGTTTGAATGGTTGGTCTATTGAATGTCGTATCAATGCTGAAAACCCGTCGAAAAACTTCATGCCGTCACCTGGTAAGGTTGCAATGTACCTACCTCCTGGTGGTTATGGGGTACGTGTCGATTCAGCGGTATACCCAGGATACGTGATTCCTCCATTCTATGACTCTATGGTAGCGAAGTTGATTGTTCATGCACCTACACGAGAAGAAGCAGTGCTTAAAATGAAACGTGCGTTGCAAGAGTTTATCGTTGATGGAGTAGAGACAACGATTCCTTTCCATTTACGTCTAATGGATCATGAAGTTTTCCGTTCAGGAAATTTTGATACTAAATTTTTAGAGCACTATGAAATTATGAAGGAGGATGTTCCCAATGGCTGA
- a CDS encoding Asp23/Gls24 family envelope stress response protein, protein MAETKDQEYFQMSTGKGDLGSIQIAPDVLTVIAGIAAHEVDGVAATRGNFAAGVVELLGKKVHGKGIKTDISAKGLFIDVFCTVRYGKSVPTIAQEVQQNVRQAILNMTGLEVKEVNVHVTGIQFETQENN, encoded by the coding sequence ATGGCTGAAACTAAAGATCAAGAATATTTTCAAATGTCCACTGGTAAAGGTGACTTAGGATCTATTCAAATCGCTCCTGATGTTTTAACTGTGATCGCTGGAATTGCTGCACATGAAGTAGATGGAGTAGCAGCTACTCGTGGCAACTTCGCAGCAGGCGTTGTCGAGCTATTAGGTAAAAAAGTGCACGGTAAAGGTATCAAAACTGACATCTCTGCTAAAGGCTTGTTCATAGACGTCTTTTGTACAGTTCGCTATGGCAAATCGGTGCCAACTATTGCACAAGAAGTACAACAAAATGTACGTCAGGCAATTTTAAATATGACGGGCCTTGAAGTGAAAGAAGTCAATGTCCACGTGACGGGCATTCAATTCGAAACACAAGAAAACAATTAA
- the nusB gene encoding transcription antitermination factor NusB, translating to MKRREAREHALRVLFQLDHSEMNIHEAMLHVTEEQDVFYDTLVNGTLAHREEIDNSLEEKLENWSLNRLPKIERTILRMAVFELEHTEDTPKPVIINEAIELTKAYGDEQSSRFVNGVLSKYINK from the coding sequence ATGAAAAGAAGAGAAGCTCGCGAACATGCACTGCGCGTACTGTTTCAATTGGATCATTCCGAAATGAATATACACGAAGCGATGTTGCACGTCACAGAAGAACAAGATGTATTTTATGATACTTTAGTAAACGGAACTCTGGCCCACCGTGAAGAGATTGACAATAGCCTCGAAGAAAAGCTCGAGAACTGGTCACTTAACCGCCTTCCAAAAATTGAGCGAACTATATTGCGGATGGCTGTATTTGAATTAGAACATACAGAAGATACTCCTAAACCAGTAATCATTAATGAAGCGATAGAACTGACAAAAGCATATGGAGACGAACAATCCAGCCGATTTGTAAATGGCGTATTATCTAAATACATCAACAAGTAG
- the folD gene encoding bifunctional methylenetetrahydrofolate dehydrogenase/methenyltetrahydrofolate cyclohydrolase FolD: MTATIIDGKAIAEQVILKVKDRVSVLNEQGILPGLTVILVGDDPASQTYVGSKERTSTRLGMKSDVISRPSSLTEDELLALIDDLNQDHSVHGILVQLPLPKHMDEHKILQAIDPRKDVDGFHPLNVGKLLLGQQGFIPCTPFGIIQLLDYSAIEIEGKHAVIVGRSNIVGKPMGQLLLNRHATVTYTHSRTPDLAEFTKQADILIVATGQPSMITGEHIKPGAAVIDVGIHRNSDGRLSGDVDFASAKEVAGALTPVPGGVGPMTIAMLMENTCLSAERALRT; encoded by the coding sequence ATGACAGCGACAATCATCGATGGCAAAGCAATTGCTGAGCAAGTAATTTTGAAAGTAAAAGATCGCGTTTCTGTGCTGAACGAGCAGGGAATACTACCGGGTTTGACCGTGATTTTAGTTGGTGACGACCCAGCTTCTCAAACTTATGTTGGCAGTAAAGAGCGTACTAGCACCCGTTTAGGCATGAAATCTGACGTGATTTCTCGTCCTTCAAGCCTTACTGAGGATGAATTATTGGCACTTATCGACGACCTCAATCAGGATCATTCGGTACACGGAATCTTGGTTCAGCTGCCACTTCCAAAGCACATGGACGAACATAAAATCCTGCAAGCTATTGATCCAAGGAAGGATGTAGATGGTTTTCATCCTCTCAATGTTGGGAAACTACTACTTGGTCAACAAGGCTTTATCCCATGTACACCGTTTGGAATTATTCAGCTCCTTGATTATTCGGCGATTGAAATCGAAGGCAAACACGCTGTTATCGTTGGTCGCAGTAATATCGTGGGCAAACCGATGGGACAATTACTACTCAACCGGCATGCCACAGTTACCTACACTCATTCAAGAACTCCAGACTTGGCCGAGTTCACGAAACAGGCGGACATTTTAATTGTTGCAACAGGACAACCTTCTATGATTACGGGAGAGCATATTAAACCTGGTGCAGCCGTTATTGATGTCGGGATTCATAGAAACTCAGATGGCAGGCTATCTGGAGACGTTGATTTTGCATCTGCAAAAGAAGTGGCTGGTGCTCTAACACCTGTTCCGGGTGGCGTCGGTCCGATGACGATTGCCATGTTAATGGAGAATACCTGTTTGAGTGCAGAGCGTGCACTTAGAACTTAA
- the xseA gene encoding exodeoxyribonuclease VII large subunit: protein MTEQSSYLTVTALTRYIKKKFDADPYLRKVFVKGELSNVKYHSNGHVYFTLKDAGSRIACAMFAGQARSLTFRAEEGMNVFVTGDISLFESAGNYQFYVKSMEPDGVGALFVAYEQLKKKLDQEGLFSPHLKKPLPKIPQHIGVITSPTGAAIRDILATLERRFPLARVTVFSALVQGAGAAASVVRAIEKANRSKDMDVLLVGRGGGSIEDLWAFNEEPVARAIAGSRVPIISAVGHETDTTIADFVADLRAPTPTAAAELAVPDQLQLRRHIDDQATRVRQLATVALQQREEHWQRLSSSLVFTDTARLYRPFVEQHIRLQEQLTAALEKQVQRTRSDYRQLEMRLQFLSPHARIQTEMANNQKLQQRLHFIVKQQTAARSRELLDRMRTLEALSPLQTMRKGFVYTEIQGTVIKSVEQLNANDTLAIHFHDGTAQAVIQSVEKGEKHGTDI from the coding sequence TTGACCGAGCAATCTAGTTATTTAACTGTCACCGCATTAACCAGGTACATAAAAAAGAAATTTGATGCAGATCCTTATTTACGAAAAGTGTTCGTTAAAGGGGAGTTATCAAATGTGAAATACCACTCTAATGGCCATGTTTATTTTACTTTAAAAGATGCGGGATCACGCATTGCTTGTGCCATGTTCGCAGGGCAGGCGCGTAGCTTAACTTTCCGTGCAGAAGAGGGAATGAATGTGTTTGTCACGGGTGATATTAGTTTGTTTGAAAGTGCGGGGAATTATCAATTCTATGTAAAATCGATGGAGCCAGATGGAGTGGGAGCTCTATTTGTTGCCTATGAACAATTAAAAAAGAAGCTAGATCAAGAAGGTTTGTTTTCTCCCCATCTGAAGAAACCTCTTCCTAAAATTCCTCAACATATAGGTGTCATTACCTCACCGACAGGAGCAGCGATTCGAGATATACTTGCTACATTAGAACGCAGATTTCCGTTAGCAAGAGTTACCGTGTTTTCTGCACTTGTGCAAGGGGCCGGAGCAGCTGCTTCTGTTGTTCGAGCGATAGAAAAAGCCAACCGAAGTAAGGACATGGATGTTCTCCTCGTAGGTCGAGGTGGCGGTTCAATTGAAGATTTGTGGGCTTTTAATGAAGAACCAGTAGCTCGAGCAATAGCTGGGAGCCGCGTTCCTATTATAAGTGCTGTTGGGCACGAAACCGATACCACAATAGCTGATTTTGTAGCAGATCTACGTGCGCCGACTCCTACGGCAGCTGCAGAACTTGCCGTTCCTGATCAGTTGCAACTAAGACGCCATATTGACGATCAAGCAACTCGAGTGCGGCAACTGGCAACGGTGGCTCTGCAGCAACGAGAGGAACATTGGCAGCGTCTGTCTTCATCACTTGTTTTTACCGACACAGCTAGACTTTATCGACCATTTGTCGAACAGCACATTCGGTTACAAGAGCAATTGACCGCTGCTTTAGAAAAACAGGTCCAACGAACACGTTCTGACTATAGACAGCTCGAAATGCGTTTGCAGTTTTTGTCTCCGCATGCTCGTATTCAAACAGAAATGGCCAATAATCAAAAACTGCAACAACGTCTGCATTTCATCGTTAAGCAACAGACCGCTGCAAGAAGCAGGGAACTCCTTGATCGTATGCGTACGCTTGAGGCGTTGAGTCCACTTCAAACGATGAGAAAAGGATTTGTCTATACAGAAATCCAAGGGACTGTCATTAAGTCTGTCGAACAACTAAACGCTAATGACACACTAGCAATACACTTTCACGATGGGACTGCTCAAGCAGTCATACAATCTGTAGAAAAGGGTGAAAAGCATGGAACGGACATTTGA
- the xseB gene encoding exodeoxyribonuclease VII small subunit — MKSMERTFEEAMKQLEEIVRRLEQGDVPLEESIDLYKQGMELSAQCSTKLQQAEKQLVQFISEEEEV, encoded by the coding sequence GTGAAAAGCATGGAACGGACATTTGAAGAAGCAATGAAACAATTAGAGGAGATTGTGCGTCGATTAGAACAAGGGGACGTTCCTTTAGAGGAATCAATCGATTTGTATAAACAAGGCATGGAGCTATCTGCTCAATGTTCAACTAAATTGCAACAAGCTGAAAAACAACTTGTCCAGTTTATCAGTGAAGAAGAGGAGGTCTAG